In Candidatus Methylomirabilota bacterium, the genomic window TTGCGCAGGAAGTCGAGCGCACCGTCCTTCATGGCCCGCACGCTCATGGGAATGCTGCCGCGCCCGGTGATGAAGATGATGGGAAGGAGCTCCTGGCGCGCCCCCAACGAGGCTTGCAGGTCGAGGCCGCTGAGCCCCGGGAGGCGCACGTCGAGTACGAGGCAGGACGGGCGATCGACGCGCTCGCGGTCGAGAAAGGCCTGGGCGGTGGGGAACGTCTCGACCGCGAGGCCGACCGAGCGCACGAGCCGCGACAAGGCGCGCCGCACCGACTCCTCGTCATCCACGATGTAGACGGTGCCGTCGGCCGTCATCGTCGAGCCATACCTCTCACCCCGACGATTCTAGCGTAGCCCGGGAAGCGAGTGCTTACTTCTGCGCGAGCGCGGTGTCCGCCTGCTGCCAGCTGGAATCCGGATTGAACACTTTCATAGCGCCCACGATCCGCGGCGTGGCCTCGCCGAGATCTTTCTGAAACACCTTGCCATCGTGGCTGACGATGAAGGTCATGACGCCGGAATCACCGTACGCCGCGGGGCGCGCCACCAGGGCGAAGCCGCCGATCATGTAACCGCGCGCCACATAGTCGTAGGCGCCGCCGGGCGCGTCGGGGCCCTGCGCGGTCAGGATGCGGTACACGTAGCCGTGGTAAGGCCGGAGTTGACCCTCGGCCACTCGCTGGCCGGAGTATCCCTCGGCACGGGCGCGCGCCACCAGGTTCCCCAGCGGGCTCGGGCGCTCGCCGGGCTTGGTCGGCCAGTAGAGGCCATCGTGCTTGCCCGGCGAGCTGAGAAATTTCTGAGCGTACTGGAGCATGCCCCCGGGCCCCGATCCGAGCCCGTAGTACTCGCGCTGCGCGTCGACATAGGCGAGGCACACCTGGATCGTGTCCAGCTCGTTGCGCCCCACGCGCCGCGCGAGAATCTCCTCTCGCCCGGCCTGCGTGTCGAACCGCCAGCCCTCGGCGTCCGGCACGATCGGGATCGGCATAGGGAAATCGTCGGAGCCCACGAGGAGCACGACCTTGCCGCCGCCCGCCTCGAGCTTGTGCGCCTGATCGTACTTCTCCACGAAGCGCCGCCACGTCGCCTTGTCCGACACGTTGTCGCCCGAGGCCACGACGTCGGCCGCCTCGGGCCCCAGCATCTTGAGCATCGCGGCGCGGTCGCCCGCGCGCATCGCGTCGACGAAGGCCTTGTAGACCTCCTCCGGCGAGCCGGAGAGGCGCGCGCCCCGCGCGTCCGA contains:
- a CDS encoding response regulator; this encodes MTADGTVYIVDDEESVRRALSRLVRSVGLAVETFPTAQAFLDRERVDRPSCLVLDVRLPGLSGLDLQASLGARQELLPIIFITGRGSIPMSVRAMKDGALDFLRKPVESQELLDAIRRALARSREALGRQAERDVLTARLAMLTAREREVLDLVVAGMLNKQIAVELGAAEKTIKVHRGRVMKKMEADSVAELVRMTQKASLGVSHA
- a CDS encoding DUF2950 domain-containing protein, producing the protein SDARGARLSGSPEEVYKAFVDAMRAGDRAAMLKMLGPEAADVVASGDNVSDKATWRRFVEKYDQAHKLEAGGGKVVLLVGSDDFPMPIPIVPDAEGWRFDTQAGREEILARRVGRNELDTIQVCLAYVDAQREYYGLGSGPGGMLQYAQKFLSSPGKHDGLYWPTKPGERPSPLGNLVARARAEGYSGQRVAEGQLRPYHGYVYRILTAQGPDAPGGAYDYVARGYMIGGFALVARPAAYGDSGVMTFIVSHDGKVFQKDLGEATPRIVGAMKVFNPDSSWQQADTALAQK